The genomic window TGGATCCGAGTGGATTCGCATCCTGCTGTCCACGGACACCGCCGCGATGCCGCCGTCCGATGCTCACCAATTCCTCTTGGACCTCGAGCAGTTGCTCGTCCAGGAAGCCCGAACCGCGCAGGGGTAGCAGGGGTTCCGCATCATGCTCGTCGCGCACTGACGATCCGCAGATCTCCGGCGGAATGCCCCAGGCTGTCCGACTCCGAGCAGTGAGCTTCACTCACGAACCGCTGAGTCGTTCCGGTCTCACACTGACGAGCTTCCAGCCTGCGAGCGAACTGCTGCCAGGCTTGGCCACACCTGCGAGCGGCCTCGGCGACCGAGGCAGTCGAGTGCGTCGGCACGTTCTCGATAAGGCGCTCCCATGCCTGCGCGCCCATCATCTGGCTGTGCAACAGTCGCAGAATGGTCCGGCCCTCCTCGTTGAACCGGAGTGCGGGATCCCTTGCCAGTACGTCGAATTTCGCCTTCCAGTCCGGGGCCAGCGCCAGCGCGTCGTTCAGATCCGGTGGCGTATCAGCCGAATCGTGCCGGTCCGCGGTGGTGTCCCGACAGGTCCGGCCGCGACGCTGCTCAGGGACGGGGTCCTCGCCGCGGCGTAGCCGTTCGCGCACATCGCGCGCGGTGTTCAACGAGATTCCCGCTTCCGCCGCCACCTCGCGCAGCGGCGCGTCCGCCTTCTCGGTGAACAGCGCGCTGGCCCGCATCCGGCCCTCGGTCGGGTTGAGTGGTCTTCGGCGACCGTCCCTGCCGATCCGGTAATTCACGGCTGGATGCTCCGCCGTCGACGCTCGGCGGATTGCCGCCACGGTCTTGTCCGAAATACCGGCCAGCGCGGCGATCGCCTGGTCCGACCATTCTGGATGAGCACCGAGGACTCGTGCGGCCGCGGCGGTCCGGTCGGCCGCGGACAGTGGGAGTCCGTGGGCCGCGTTCAGTTGCACCGCCAGAACGAAGGCATCTTCGTCGTCGCCATCGAAGTAGCGGACTTCGATGTGATCACGTCCCCGAAGGATGGCGGCTTTCAAGCGGTGCATACCGTCGATGACCCGCATGGTCGATCGATGCACGACAATCGGCGGCAGTGGGACCTGCACCTCCGACAACAACTGAACATGGTCGAGATCCACCCCATCGGACCGCGGCGAGTCCGAATCCCGCAGTGACGCGATCGGTACTCTCTTCACCGGGTCCCGAGGTTCCAGGCATTCGCCGCCCAGCACGGTTGTACGTAGGGCAGGCTCCCCGTTCCCAGCTAATGGCGTCATAGCTTACCCTCCAAAGTTGTGACCTCAAACATTCCGCCCGGAACAAACTCTTAATGGTTCGGCCGCAAAGATCAACTCGGTCAGCGATCCCGTTGCTCGCCCGGCGCCGACCGCGCTCGCGACAGGCAGGCCGAAACCGGCACTCTCGCTGACCCTCTCGCAACGGTTCGCCCCAGGCCCGAACTGGTCATCCGCCCAGATGACCAGCACCATCGCGTGGCGATCGAGTTGCCCACGCCCGCAACGGTTCACGATGGCGTCGGCCACACGGGTCGCCCGGCATGATGGTGCTCACATCGCCGACCGGCCTCCCCCATCGATCGCTACTCGGCGGCGGACTCCCCTCTCGTACGTGAACTCCGCACCGACTCTGAACGAGGCTCGATCGCTGCCGGAGACGATGTACCGTAGCAA from Nocardia iowensis includes these protein-coding regions:
- a CDS encoding ParB/RepB/Spo0J family partition protein, translated to MKRVPIASLRDSDSPRSDGVDLDHVQLLSEVQVPLPPIVVHRSTMRVIDGMHRLKAAILRGRDHIEVRYFDGDDEDAFVLAVQLNAAHGLPLSAADRTAAAARVLGAHPEWSDQAIAALAGISDKTVAAIRRASTAEHPAVNYRIGRDGRRRPLNPTEGRMRASALFTEKADAPLREVAAEAGISLNTARDVRERLRRGEDPVPEQRRGRTCRDTTADRHDSADTPPDLNDALALAPDWKAKFDVLARDPALRFNEEGRTILRLLHSQMMGAQAWERLIENVPTHSTASVAEAARRCGQAWQQFARRLEARQCETGTTQRFVSEAHCSESDSLGHSAGDLRIVSARRA